In the genome of Bubalus kerabau isolate K-KA32 ecotype Philippines breed swamp buffalo chromosome 8, PCC_UOA_SB_1v2, whole genome shotgun sequence, one region contains:
- the LOC129658727 gene encoding olfactory receptor-like protein OLF3, giving the protein MGADNQTWVREIILLGLSSDWDAQVALFVLFLVMYLVTVLGNVLIVLLIRLDSRLHTPMYCFLTNLSLVDVSYATSIVPQMLVHFLAEHKGIPYLSCAAQLFFSLGLGGIEFVLLAVMAYDRYVAVCDPLRYSVIMYGGLCARLAITSWVSGSVNSLIHTAITFQLPMCMNKYIDHISCEILAVVRLACVDTSSNEVAIMVSSIVLLMTPFCLVLLSYIRIVSTILKIQSTEGRRKAFHTCASHLSVVILCYGMAIFTYIQPNPSPSVLQEKLISLFYAILTPMLNPMIYSLRNKEVKRAWQKLLGQLFGFTSKLAT; this is encoded by the coding sequence ATGGGAGCAGATAACCAGACTTGGGTGAGAGAAATCATTCTCCTCGGCCTGTCCAGTGACTGGGACGCTCAAGTTGCTCTCTTTGTCCTGTTCTTGGTTATGTACCTGGTGACAGTGCTAGGTAATGTCCTCATTGTTCTTCTGATCAGACTGGACAGCCGACTCCACACTCCCATGTATTGCTTTCTCACCAACCTCTCCCTTGTTGATGTCTCCTATGCCACAAGCATCGTTCCTCAGATGCTGGTGCATTTTCTTGCAGAACATAAAGGGATCCCCTACTTGAGCTGTGCAGCCCAGTTATTCTTCTCCCTGGGCCTGGGTGGGATTGAGTTTGTTCTCCTGgccgtgatggcctatgaccgctatgtggctgTGTGCGACCCCCTGAGATACTCGGTCATCATGTACGGAGGGCTCTGTGCTAGGCTGGCCATCACATCCTGGGTCAGTGGCTCTGTCAACTCTCTCATACATACTGCCATCACCTTTCAGTTGCCCATGTGCATGAACAAGTATATTGATCACATATCCTGTGAAATCCTAGCTGTGGTCAGGCTGGCCTGTGTGGACACCTCCTCCAACGAGGTGGCCATCATGGTTTCTAGCATTGTGTTGCTGATGACGCCTTTCTGCCTGGTCCTCCTGTCCTACATCAGGATCGTCTCCACCATCCTGAAGATCCAGTCCACAGAGGGGAGAAGGAAAGCCTTCCACACCTGCGCCTCTCACCTCTCAGTGGTCATCCTGTGCTATGGCATGGCCATTTTCACTTACATCCAGCCCAATCCCAGCCCTTCTGTGCTTCAGGAGAAGCTGATCTCTCTCTTCTATGCCATTTTGacacccatgctgaaccccaTGATTTACAGTCTAAGGAATAAGGAGGTGAAGAGAGCTTGGCAGAAACTACTAGGACAATTATTTGGATTTACATCGAAACTGGCAACTTGA